From the Psychrobacillus sp. FSL K6-4046 genome, one window contains:
- the rpiB gene encoding ribose 5-phosphate isomerase B, with the protein MKIAISSDHGGNNLRKEIIQQLEELGLSYKDFGPQTNDSVDYPDYAAPVTEGVASGEYDRGILICGTGIGMSIAANKIKGIRCALVHDVFSAKATRCHNDSNVLAMGERVIGPGLAREIVATWLAQEFEGGRHERRIEKISALEK; encoded by the coding sequence ATGAAAATTGCAATTTCTTCTGATCACGGAGGCAATAACCTTCGTAAAGAAATTATTCAACAGCTTGAAGAACTCGGACTTTCCTATAAGGACTTTGGTCCACAGACAAATGATTCTGTCGATTACCCTGACTATGCAGCACCGGTAACAGAAGGTGTAGCAAGTGGAGAGTATGATCGTGGAATTTTAATTTGTGGGACAGGTATTGGAATGTCCATCGCTGCCAACAAGATTAAAGGAATTCGTTGTGCTTTAGTGCATGATGTTTTTTCTGCTAAAGCAACACGTTGTCATAATGACTCTAACGTTCTTGCAATGGGAGAGCGAGTAATTGGTCCAGGCCTTGCACGAGAAATCGTGGCAACTTGGTTAGCTCAAGAATTTGAAGGCGGTCGTCACGAACGCCGTATTGAAAAAATTTCAGCTTTAGAAAAATAA
- a CDS encoding TIGR01440 family protein produces MEAKNLWQQQMEQLLLEVEQQITFHENDLFVVGCSTSEVIGKKIGTAGGLEVAEVLFEPIRAFAERNKILLAFQGCEHINRALTMERATQQLYRLPEVSVIPVVRAGGSMSAYAYTQFQEPVVVEHVQAKAGLDIGQTMIGMQLQPVAVPIRVSTKMVGEAIITIANTRPKLIGGLRAFYG; encoded by the coding sequence ATGGAAGCAAAAAATTTGTGGCAACAGCAAATGGAACAGCTTCTCCTGGAAGTGGAGCAGCAAATAACGTTTCATGAAAATGATTTGTTCGTTGTAGGATGCTCTACCTCTGAAGTAATAGGGAAAAAGATAGGAACTGCCGGTGGGTTAGAGGTAGCAGAGGTTTTATTTGAACCGATTCGAGCATTTGCCGAGCGCAATAAAATACTTCTGGCCTTTCAAGGCTGTGAACATATCAATCGTGCATTAACAATGGAAAGAGCCACACAGCAGCTATATAGACTGCCGGAGGTTTCAGTTATTCCAGTTGTTCGTGCAGGAGGCTCTATGTCTGCCTACGCATATACCCAATTTCAGGAGCCTGTAGTGGTGGAACATGTGCAGGCTAAAGCAGGACTTGATATTGGTCAAACCATGATTGGCATGCAGCTGCAACCAGTTGCTGTACCGATACGTGTATCCACCAAAATGGTAGGGGAAGCGATTATAACGATCGCTAATACTCGACCGAAACTTATTGGCGGGCTACGAGCATTTTACGGATGA
- the glyA gene encoding serine hydroxymethyltransferase has product MNLEEELEVKKIQSQDPAVFEAMLSEKKRQQSNIELIASENFVSEAVMEAQGSVLTNKYAEGYPGKRYYGGCEHVDVVENIARDRLKEIFGAEHANVQPHSGSQANMAVYMTALQPGDTILGMNLSHGGHLTHGSPVNFSGIQYNFIEYGVNKETEMIDYEEIRSIALEHKPKMIVAGASAYSRTIDFAKFREIADEIGAYLFVDMAHIAGLVAAGLHPNPVPHAHFVTSTTHKTLRGPRGGLILTTEEFAKKIDKTIFPGIQGGPLMHVIAAKAVAFGEALQPEFKEYQQQVVANAKVLADSLTAEGVRIVSGGTDNHVMLLDVSALGLTGKVAEHVLDEVGITANKNTIPFDTSSPFITSGVRVGTPAVTSRGFKEEEMKEIASIIAKLLKNHEDATVIAEAKERVQALTDQFPLYN; this is encoded by the coding sequence ATGAATTTAGAGGAGGAACTAGAAGTGAAAAAGATTCAATCACAAGATCCAGCAGTATTTGAGGCAATGTTATCAGAGAAAAAACGTCAACAATCAAACATCGAACTTATTGCATCAGAAAACTTTGTTTCAGAAGCTGTAATGGAAGCACAGGGTTCTGTTCTGACAAATAAATATGCAGAGGGCTATCCTGGTAAACGCTATTACGGTGGCTGTGAGCATGTAGACGTAGTAGAGAATATTGCTCGCGATCGCTTAAAAGAAATTTTTGGAGCAGAGCATGCAAATGTGCAACCACATTCTGGTTCTCAGGCTAATATGGCCGTTTATATGACAGCTTTACAGCCTGGTGACACTATTTTAGGGATGAACTTGTCACACGGCGGGCATTTAACGCATGGTTCTCCTGTAAACTTTAGTGGAATTCAATATAATTTCATTGAGTATGGTGTAAACAAAGAAACAGAAATGATAGATTACGAGGAAATTCGCTCTATCGCTCTAGAACACAAGCCTAAAATGATTGTTGCTGGTGCAAGTGCATATTCACGTACAATTGACTTCGCTAAATTCCGTGAAATTGCGGATGAAATTGGAGCATACTTATTCGTAGATATGGCTCATATAGCAGGTTTAGTAGCTGCAGGTCTTCATCCAAACCCAGTACCACACGCTCATTTTGTGACTTCTACAACGCACAAAACGTTACGTGGACCACGTGGTGGATTGATTTTAACTACTGAGGAATTCGCTAAGAAAATTGATAAAACTATTTTCCCAGGTATCCAAGGCGGTCCATTAATGCATGTAATTGCTGCAAAAGCGGTTGCGTTCGGTGAAGCACTTCAACCTGAGTTTAAAGAATATCAACAGCAAGTAGTTGCAAATGCTAAGGTACTAGCTGACAGCTTAACAGCAGAAGGAGTTCGTATTGTTTCTGGCGGTACGGATAACCACGTTATGCTATTAGATGTTTCTGCACTAGGCTTAACTGGTAAAGTTGCAGAGCATGTACTAGATGAAGTAGGAATTACTGCTAACAAAAATACAATTCCTTTCGATACTTCTAGCCCATTCATTACTTCAGGAGTTCGTGTAGGAACACCAGCGGTAACTTCACGTGGCTTCAAAGAAGAAGAAATGAAAGAAATTGCTTCTATTATTGCTAAGCTATTAAAGAATCATGAGGATGCTACAGTAATTGCTGAAGCAAAAGAAAGAGTGCAAGCTCTAACTGATCAATTCCCTCTATATAACTAA
- the upp gene encoding uracil phosphoribosyltransferase, with protein sequence MAKVYVFDHPLIQHKLTYIRDVKTGTKEFRELVDEVATLMAFEITRDLPLEEVEVETPVQVTKSKVIAGKKLGLVPILRAGIGMIDGMLNLIPAAKVGHIGLYRDPETLKPVEYYVKLPADVADRDFILVDPMLATGGSAIEAVNSLKKRGAMSIKFMCLIAAPEGVKALQDAHPDVDIYIAALDEKLNDHGYIVPGLGDAGDRLFGTK encoded by the coding sequence ATGGCAAAAGTATACGTATTTGATCATCCACTGATTCAACATAAACTTACATATATCCGTGATGTGAAAACTGGTACGAAAGAGTTCCGTGAATTAGTAGATGAGGTAGCGACATTAATGGCCTTTGAAATTACACGTGACTTACCTTTAGAAGAGGTGGAAGTAGAAACTCCTGTTCAGGTTACAAAATCGAAAGTAATTGCAGGAAAGAAATTAGGACTAGTTCCAATTCTTCGTGCGGGTATAGGCATGATCGATGGTATGTTAAATCTTATTCCAGCTGCAAAAGTGGGACATATCGGACTTTATCGTGATCCAGAAACATTAAAACCGGTTGAATATTACGTTAAGCTTCCAGCGGATGTTGCTGATCGTGACTTTATCCTAGTAGATCCAATGCTTGCAACTGGCGGTTCTGCCATAGAAGCAGTTAACTCTCTGAAAAAGCGTGGTGCAATGAGCATTAAGTTTATGTGTCTAATCGCTGCTCCTGAAGGTGTAAAAGCACTTCAAGATGCTCACCCAGACGTTGATATTTATATTGCTGCATTAGATGAAAAGCTAAACGACCACGGTTATATAGTTCCTGGTCTTGGAGATGCTGGAGACCGTTTATTCGGAACAAAGTAA
- a CDS encoding ATP synthase subunit I yields the protein MLEMQRIFTRQKKYIFFLLAICVLGWAFTPYPAIFAGLAVGSLFGLYNFWILVRRMEKFDRVMLGEKGRAGLGTSFRFASGIAAVAIALIFPDDIHLISTVIGLMIPYVLLIVERILLVRNQP from the coding sequence ATGCTAGAAATGCAACGTATTTTTACGAGGCAAAAAAAGTACATATTTTTTTTGCTTGCGATATGTGTTCTTGGATGGGCATTTACGCCATATCCTGCTATTTTTGCGGGCTTAGCAGTAGGTTCCTTATTCGGTCTGTATAATTTCTGGATACTAGTACGAAGAATGGAAAAATTTGATCGTGTGATGTTAGGTGAAAAGGGACGAGCAGGCTTAGGGACAAGTTTTCGATTTGCCTCAGGTATTGCTGCAGTTGCAATTGCACTTATTTTCCCAGATGATATTCATCTAATTAGTACGGTTATCGGATTAATGATTCCCTATGTTCTACTTATAGTAGAACGAATTTTGTTAGTTAGAAATCAGCCATGA
- the atpB gene encoding F0F1 ATP synthase subunit A — MGHSNPEFVLWGMTGNWSNILMLFVTSLIVFLIAFFATRSLKLKPTGMQNFMEWIMDFVKGIIKSNFDWKTGGRFHILGITLIMFIAIANLLGLPFAITYDGVLWWKSPTADPTVAMTLSVMIIVLTHYYGIKMKGFKQYNIDTYLKPMPLLFPLKVIEEFANTLTLGLRLYGNIYAGEVLLGLIAGLATSSIFGFFGAIVPAMAWQGFSIFIGGIQAFIFVMLTMVYMSHKVSADH, encoded by the coding sequence GTGGGACACTCAAATCCAGAATTTGTGCTTTGGGGTATGACGGGGAACTGGTCAAACATCCTTATGTTGTTTGTAACTTCTCTGATCGTTTTCTTAATTGCATTTTTTGCAACGAGAAGCTTAAAGCTTAAACCAACTGGGATGCAAAATTTCATGGAGTGGATAATGGACTTCGTGAAAGGAATTATTAAGAGTAATTTCGACTGGAAAACAGGCGGAAGATTCCATATTCTTGGAATTACATTAATCATGTTTATCGCAATAGCCAACCTATTAGGTCTACCGTTTGCAATTACGTATGACGGAGTGCTTTGGTGGAAATCACCGACAGCAGATCCAACAGTTGCTATGACACTATCAGTGATGATTATCGTTTTAACTCACTATTACGGTATTAAGATGAAAGGTTTCAAACAGTACAATATTGATACGTACTTGAAGCCAATGCCACTATTATTCCCATTAAAAGTTATAGAAGAATTCGCAAATACGTTGACACTCGGTCTACGTCTTTACGGTAATATCTATGCGGGGGAAGTATTGTTAGGCTTAATCGCAGGTTTAGCAACATCTAGTATTTTTGGCTTTTTCGGAGCAATCGTTCCGGCAATGGCTTGGCAAGGGTTCTCTATCTTTATCGGTGGAATCCAAGCATTCATTTTCGTTATGTTAACAATGGTTTATATGTCACATAAAGTGTCAGCAGACCATTAA
- the atpE gene encoding F0F1 ATP synthase subunit C: MVGSVGLLAAAIAVGLGALGAGIGNGLIVSKTVEGIARQPEARGALQTVMFIGVALVEAVPIIAVVIAFIVLNQ; encoded by the coding sequence ATGGTAGGTTCAGTTGGTCTTTTAGCAGCAGCTATAGCAGTTGGTTTAGGTGCACTTGGTGCAGGTATTGGTAATGGTCTAATCGTTTCAAAAACAGTAGAAGGTATCGCTCGTCAACCAGAAGCACGTGGAGCTTTACAAACAGTTATGTTCATCGGGGTAGCGTTAGTTGAAGCCGTGCCGATTATCGCAGTAGTTATCGCGTTTATCGTATTAAACCAATAG
- the atpF gene encoding F0F1 ATP synthase subunit B, with translation MSFEYLVLGAGDTHNGLNVWDIAATLFFFILLMILLKKVAWGPLMGIMTQREELIASEIEAAETSRQESQRLLEEQRDLLKEARTEALAIVENAKKQGEASREEIITTARSEAARLKESAIREIDTEKERAIAAVRQEVVSLSVLAAAKVLEKEVSEEDNRALIEATIAKAGEVN, from the coding sequence GTGTCTTTTGAATACCTAGTACTTGGTGCTGGTGATACTCATAATGGGTTAAATGTTTGGGATATCGCAGCTACATTATTCTTCTTCATCTTATTGATGATCCTATTGAAGAAAGTGGCTTGGGGTCCTTTAATGGGAATCATGACACAGCGTGAAGAGTTGATCGCGAGCGAAATCGAAGCAGCTGAAACTAGCCGTCAAGAATCTCAGCGTCTACTTGAAGAACAACGTGACTTACTAAAAGAAGCACGCACAGAAGCGTTAGCGATTGTAGAAAATGCGAAGAAGCAAGGGGAAGCATCACGTGAAGAAATTATCACAACTGCTCGCTCTGAAGCTGCGCGTTTGAAAGAATCTGCTATCCGTGAAATCGATACAGAAAAAGAAAGAGCGATTGCAGCGGTACGACAAGAAGTCGTTTCACTATCTGTACTTGCAGCAGCTAAAGTTCTTGAAAAAGAAGTGTCGGAAGAAGATAACCGTGCGCTAATCGAGGCAACGATTGCGAAGGCAGGCGAAGTTAATTGA
- a CDS encoding F0F1 ATP synthase subunit delta has product MSNSTVAKRYAIALFDLAQQKNEIQAVENDLRELNVVWKGNKDLKTLFTSPKLSIDKKKELVRQIFSNANPIVINTLLVLIDKKRLSEVTNIIEEFMTLSNEAQGVADAKVYTTRELTEVERANVSSVFAKNVGKQSLRIQNIVDPSIIGGIRVQIGNRIYDSTLSTKLDRLKRNLIG; this is encoded by the coding sequence TTGAGTAATTCAACTGTAGCAAAACGCTATGCCATCGCTTTGTTCGATCTAGCACAACAAAAAAACGAAATTCAAGCAGTAGAAAATGATTTACGTGAGCTTAATGTAGTCTGGAAAGGCAATAAAGATTTGAAAACATTGTTTACATCTCCTAAGCTTTCTATAGATAAGAAAAAAGAGCTAGTACGTCAAATTTTCTCAAACGCTAATCCAATCGTCATCAATACACTTCTAGTGCTTATTGACAAGAAAAGATTAAGCGAAGTTACAAACATCATTGAAGAGTTTATGACCCTTTCTAATGAAGCACAAGGTGTTGCAGATGCAAAGGTTTATACAACTCGTGAGCTAACAGAGGTAGAACGTGCAAATGTTTCTTCTGTATTTGCTAAAAACGTAGGTAAACAATCATTACGTATTCAAAACATCGTTGATCCATCTATTATTGGTGGTATCCGCGTTCAAATCGGAAACCGCATTTACGACAGCACTCTAAGTACAAAATTAGATCGCTTAAAACGTAACTTGATCGGTTAA
- the atpA gene encoding F0F1 ATP synthase subunit alpha: MSIKAEEISVLIKQQIENYESEMKVSDVGTVITIGDGIARAHGLDNVMAGELLEFSTGVLGMAQNLEANNVGIVILGPYTDIKEGDEVRRTGRIMEVPVGKELIGRVVNPLGQPLDGQGPIATTKSRPIESPAQGVMARKSVHEPLQTGIKAIDALVPIGRGQRELIIGDRQTGKTSVAIDTILNQADQDMICIYVAIGQKESTVRNVVETLRKKGALDYTIVVTASASAPAPLLYLAPYAGVTMAEEFMFDGKHVLIVYDDLSKQAAAYRELSLLLKRPPGREAYPGDVFYLHSRLLERAAKLNETLGAGSITALPFVETQAGDISAYIPTNVISITDGQIFLQSDLFFSGVRPAINAGLSVSRVGGSAQIKAMKKVAGTLRLDLAAYRELEAFSQFGSDLDAATQAKLNRGVRTVEVLKQDLNSPIKVEKQVIILYALTRGHLDDVPVKDISRFEAELSSWLDTNHTNVLDHIRTTKDLPSEEDLNNAISAFKKTFAKSE, translated from the coding sequence ATGAGCATCAAAGCTGAAGAAATCAGTGTCTTGATTAAACAGCAGATTGAGAATTATGAATCTGAGATGAAAGTTAGCGACGTTGGTACGGTTATTACAATTGGTGACGGTATCGCGCGTGCTCATGGCCTCGACAACGTCATGGCTGGAGAGCTTTTAGAATTCTCGACTGGTGTATTAGGTATGGCACAAAACTTGGAAGCGAATAACGTTGGTATCGTTATCCTTGGGCCATACACAGACATCAAAGAAGGCGATGAAGTACGTCGTACAGGCCGTATTATGGAAGTTCCTGTTGGTAAAGAATTGATTGGCCGTGTAGTAAATCCACTTGGTCAACCACTTGACGGACAAGGCCCTATTGCAACAACAAAATCACGTCCAATCGAAAGTCCTGCACAAGGGGTTATGGCACGTAAATCTGTACATGAACCACTTCAAACAGGTATTAAAGCGATTGACGCTCTTGTACCAATCGGACGTGGTCAACGTGAGTTAATCATCGGTGACCGCCAAACAGGTAAAACATCTGTTGCGATTGATACTATCCTTAACCAAGCAGACCAAGATATGATTTGTATCTATGTTGCTATCGGTCAAAAAGAATCGACTGTTCGTAACGTAGTAGAAACACTTCGTAAAAAAGGTGCTTTAGATTACACAATCGTTGTAACTGCATCTGCATCTGCTCCAGCTCCATTATTATACTTAGCTCCTTATGCTGGTGTAACTATGGCAGAAGAATTTATGTTCGATGGTAAGCACGTATTAATCGTTTATGATGATTTATCTAAACAAGCGGCTGCATACCGTGAGCTTTCATTACTTCTTAAACGTCCTCCAGGTCGTGAAGCATATCCAGGGGATGTATTCTACTTACACAGCCGTCTACTTGAGCGTGCTGCGAAGTTAAACGAAACATTAGGTGCAGGTTCAATCACTGCATTACCATTCGTTGAAACACAAGCTGGGGATATCTCTGCTTACATTCCAACAAACGTAATCTCAATTACGGATGGTCAAATTTTCTTACAATCTGATTTATTCTTCTCTGGTGTACGTCCAGCTATCAACGCTGGTTTATCAGTATCCCGTGTTGGTGGATCAGCTCAAATTAAAGCAATGAAAAAAGTTGCGGGTACACTTCGTCTTGACTTAGCTGCATACCGTGAGCTTGAAGCATTCTCTCAATTTGGATCAGATTTAGATGCTGCAACACAAGCGAAACTTAATCGCGGTGTTCGTACAGTAGAAGTACTAAAACAAGACTTGAACTCTCCTATTAAAGTAGAAAAACAAGTTATTATTTTATACGCTCTTACTCGCGGTCATTTAGATGATGTTCCAGTTAAAGATATCTCTCGCTTTGAAGCAGAGCTTAGCAGCTGGTTAGATACAAACCACACAAACGTTTTAGATCATATTCGCACGACAAAAGATCTTCCTTCAGAAGAGGATTTAAACAATGCAATTTCTGCATTCAAAAAAACTTTTGCTAAATCTGAATAA
- a CDS encoding F0F1 ATP synthase subunit gamma, producing MASLRDIKNKITSTKKTSQITKAMQMVSASKLNRAEENAKAYVPYMGKIQEVVGAIASGTSDSGHPMLINRPVKKTAYLVITSDRGLAGAYNSNVIRAVANAIASRHASKDEYVVLAIGRMGRDFFVKRGSNVIGEVIGLPDQPAFSDIKEIARKAVGMFTDGTYDELYMYYNHFVSAISSEVTEKKVLPLTDIAQETGAATTASYEFEPSSEAILEVLLPQYAESLIFGALLDGKASEHASRMSAMKSATDNASDLISNLTLVYNRARQAAITQEITEIVGGASALE from the coding sequence GTGGCATCTTTACGCGACATTAAAAATAAAATTACGTCAACTAAGAAAACGAGTCAAATCACAAAAGCTATGCAAATGGTTTCTGCTTCTAAGTTGAACCGTGCGGAGGAAAATGCGAAAGCATATGTTCCTTACATGGGTAAAATTCAAGAGGTAGTAGGTGCAATTGCTTCAGGTACGAGTGACAGCGGACATCCAATGTTAATAAACCGTCCTGTAAAAAAGACTGCATATCTTGTCATCACTTCTGATCGTGGGTTAGCAGGAGCATACAACAGTAACGTTATACGTGCAGTTGCAAATGCAATCGCTAGTCGTCATGCATCGAAGGATGAGTATGTTGTTTTAGCAATTGGTCGTATGGGACGTGACTTCTTCGTAAAACGTGGTTCTAATGTAATCGGAGAAGTTATCGGTTTACCTGACCAACCAGCTTTTTCTGATATTAAAGAAATTGCTCGCAAAGCTGTTGGTATGTTCACGGATGGTACATATGATGAACTTTATATGTACTATAACCACTTTGTCAGTGCCATCTCTAGTGAAGTTACAGAGAAAAAGGTACTGCCACTTACGGATATTGCACAAGAAACTGGCGCAGCTACAACTGCTTCATATGAGTTCGAGCCTTCAAGTGAAGCAATCCTTGAAGTGTTACTTCCTCAATATGCAGAAAGCCTAATTTTCGGTGCATTACTCGACGGTAAAGCAAGTGAACATGCTTCGCGTATGTCTGCGATGAAATCTGCAACAGATAACGCATCTGATTTGATTAGTAACTTAACATTAGTATATAACCGAGCACGTCAAGCAGCGATTACGCAAGAGATTACGGAAATCGTCGGCGGAGCATCGGCTCTAGAATAG
- the atpD gene encoding F0F1 ATP synthase subunit beta translates to MNKGQVLQVMGPVVDVKFDNGHLPAIYNALTVAIERPNEAPTTLTLEVALHLGDDSVRTIAMSSTDGLKRGAEVIDAGAAISVPVGNVTLGRVFNVLGDIIDLGEEIPTTERRDPIHRQAPTFENLSTEVEILETGIKVVDLLAPYIKGGKIGLFGGAGVGKTVLIQELINNIAQEHGGISVFAGVGERTREGNDLFHEMSDSGVIKKTAMVFGQMNEPPGARMRVALTGLTMAEYFRDEQGADVLLFIDNIFRFTQAGSEVSALLGRMPSAAGYQPTLATEMGQLQERITSTNTGSVTSIQAIYVPADDYTDPAPATTFAHLDATTNLERKLSEMGIYPAVDPLASSSRALSPEVVGQEHYEVARQVQYTLQRYRELQDIIAILGMDELGDEDKLVVNRARRIQFYLSQNFHVAEQFTGQKGSYVPVKETVAGFKQILEGKYDHLPEDAFRLVGRIEEVVEKAKSMGVEV, encoded by the coding sequence GTGAACAAAGGACAAGTACTACAAGTAATGGGTCCAGTTGTTGACGTAAAGTTTGACAACGGCCACTTACCAGCTATCTATAATGCATTAACTGTAGCTATTGAACGTCCAAACGAAGCTCCTACTACGTTAACGTTAGAAGTAGCTTTACACTTAGGTGATGATTCTGTTCGCACAATTGCGATGTCATCTACTGATGGACTTAAACGTGGTGCAGAGGTAATAGATGCAGGTGCAGCAATTTCTGTTCCAGTTGGTAATGTAACTCTAGGACGTGTATTCAACGTTCTTGGTGATATTATTGACTTAGGAGAAGAAATTCCTACTACAGAGCGTCGTGATCCAATTCACCGTCAAGCACCAACATTTGAAAACCTTTCAACAGAAGTTGAAATTCTTGAAACAGGTATTAAAGTAGTAGACCTTTTAGCTCCATATATCAAAGGTGGTAAAATCGGTCTATTCGGTGGCGCCGGAGTAGGGAAAACAGTTCTTATCCAAGAACTTATCAATAACATTGCTCAAGAGCATGGCGGTATCTCGGTATTCGCTGGTGTTGGAGAGCGTACGCGTGAAGGAAATGACTTATTCCATGAGATGAGCGATTCAGGCGTTATCAAGAAAACAGCAATGGTATTTGGACAAATGAACGAGCCACCTGGAGCACGTATGCGTGTTGCCTTGACTGGTTTAACAATGGCTGAATATTTCCGTGATGAGCAAGGTGCAGACGTACTTCTATTCATCGATAATATCTTCCGTTTCACACAAGCAGGTTCTGAGGTATCAGCCCTTTTAGGTCGTATGCCATCAGCAGCTGGTTACCAACCAACACTTGCTACAGAAATGGGTCAATTACAAGAGCGTATCACGTCAACTAACACTGGTTCTGTAACATCTATCCAAGCGATTTATGTACCAGCCGATGACTATACGGATCCAGCTCCAGCTACAACTTTCGCTCACTTAGATGCGACAACAAACTTAGAGCGTAAATTATCTGAGATGGGTATCTACCCAGCGGTTGATCCTTTAGCTTCTTCTTCACGTGCACTTTCACCAGAAGTAGTTGGTCAAGAGCATTACGAAGTAGCACGTCAAGTGCAATATACGTTACAACGTTATAGAGAGCTTCAAGATATCATCGCAATCTTAGGTATGGATGAATTAGGAGACGAAGACAAGCTTGTAGTTAACCGTGCTCGTCGTATTCAGTTCTACCTATCTCAAAACTTCCATGTTGCAGAACAATTTACAGGTCAAAAAGGTTCTTACGTTCCAGTTAAAGAAACTGTTGCAGGATTCAAACAGATTCTTGAAGGGAAATATGACCATTTACCAGAGGATGCATTCCGTCTAGTTGGACGCATTGAAGAAGTTGTTGAAAAAGCGAAAAGCATGGGCGTAGAAGTATAA
- a CDS encoding F0F1 ATP synthase subunit epsilon, whose amino-acid sequence MKTLIVNIVTPDGPVYDSEVDMIIANTASGEIGILPGHIPMVAPLRIGAVKLKKDGKSQYVSVSGGFVEVRPEKVTILAQSAEVADTIDVARAKEAMKRAESLLQSKQDTTDYVRAELALKRAMNRINVYEGNI is encoded by the coding sequence ATGAAGACACTTATAGTCAATATTGTCACTCCCGACGGCCCGGTATACGATTCTGAAGTAGACATGATTATCGCTAATACAGCATCGGGTGAAATTGGTATTTTACCTGGCCATATTCCAATGGTTGCACCTCTTCGTATTGGTGCAGTTAAATTGAAAAAAGATGGTAAATCTCAATATGTATCAGTAAGTGGTGGATTTGTTGAAGTACGTCCTGAAAAGGTAACGATTTTAGCTCAATCTGCTGAGGTTGCCGATACAATTGATGTAGCTCGTGCAAAAGAAGCGATGAAACGTGCAGAATCACTACTTCAAAGTAAACAAGACACGACAGACTATGTTCGTGCTGAACTTGCTTTGAAGCGTGCGATGAATCGTATCAACGTTTATGAGGGTAACATTTAA
- a CDS encoding DUF1146 family protein, which translates to MGLLNSEQALIAILANIFFIGISFYALQALMVDKFIKKNHVFQAQLFFILASIMLGSTVANFFLNLTSWSNQLQYLF; encoded by the coding sequence ATGGGTCTTTTAAATTCAGAGCAAGCATTAATTGCCATTCTTGCAAATATCTTTTTTATTGGTATTTCGTTTTATGCTTTACAAGCTCTTATGGTGGACAAATTTATTAAAAAGAATCATGTATTTCAAGCCCAGCTTTTCTTTATTTTGGCAAGCATTATGTTAGGTTCTACAGTAGCAAACTTTTTCTTAAATTTAACTTCCTGGTCTAACCAGTTACAGTACTTATTTTAG